From a single Pseudomonas triticicola genomic region:
- the dnaX gene encoding DNA polymerase III subunit gamma/tau gives MSYQVLARKWRPRSFREMVGQTHVLKALINALDSQRLHHAYLFTGTRGVGKTTIARIIAKCLNCETGITSSPCGECSVCREIDEGRFVDLIEIDAASRTKVEDTRELLDNVQYAPSRGRFKVYLIDEVHMLSSHSFNALLKTLEEPPPYVKFILATTDPQKLPATILSRCLQFSLKNMTPERVVEHLTHVLTAENVPFEDDALWLLGRAADGSMRDAMSLTDQAIAFGEGKVLATDVRAMLGTLDHGQVYDVLHALIEGDAKALLEAVRHLAEQGPDWNGVLSEILNVLHRVAIAQALPEGVDNGHGDRDRVLALAQALPAEDVQFYYQMGLIGRRDLPLAPDPRGGFEMVLLRMLAFRPADTADAPRQPLKPVGISQATVDSANSVAAAPKPAPVVAAAVAPTPAPAPVAAPVAEPEPVAPVVEAQPEPEPVAVEAVVDLPWNDPVEAEPEPAPVQQPAVEPVLETAGEQPELPPMPLPTPDSVVPDAPEWAAAPIPEPSVADVDAATPGMDLDDEPPLDEDYIEPDMDSAYSYLDELASEHAADPEPEPEPEPAAAPATGLALQWLELFPKLPISGMTGSIAANCTLIAVDGDHWLMHLDPAHSALFNATQQRRLNDALNQFHGRTLTLTIELIKPEQETPAQAASRRRANRQREAEESIHGDPFIQQMVQQFGAVVRSDTIEPVDALVTQG, from the coding sequence ATGAGTTATCAGGTTCTTGCACGTAAATGGCGTCCACGCTCGTTCCGCGAAATGGTCGGCCAGACCCATGTGCTCAAGGCTCTGATCAATGCCTTGGACAGCCAACGGCTGCACCACGCCTACCTGTTCACCGGGACGCGCGGGGTCGGCAAGACCACCATCGCGCGGATCATTGCCAAGTGCCTGAACTGCGAGACAGGGATCACTTCCAGTCCCTGCGGCGAGTGTTCGGTGTGCCGCGAGATCGATGAGGGGCGTTTTGTCGACCTGATCGAGATCGACGCCGCCAGCCGCACCAAAGTCGAAGACACCCGCGAACTGCTCGACAACGTGCAGTACGCGCCAAGTCGTGGGCGCTTCAAGGTCTACCTGATCGACGAAGTGCACATGCTTTCCAGCCATTCCTTCAATGCGCTGCTGAAAACCCTCGAAGAGCCGCCGCCCTACGTCAAGTTCATCCTGGCGACCACCGATCCGCAGAAACTTCCGGCAACGATTCTTTCGCGTTGCCTGCAGTTCTCCCTGAAGAACATGACGCCGGAGCGTGTGGTCGAGCATTTGACCCACGTTTTGACTGCGGAAAACGTACCGTTCGAAGACGATGCACTGTGGCTGCTCGGCCGCGCTGCTGACGGTTCGATGCGCGACGCCATGAGCCTGACCGATCAGGCCATCGCGTTCGGTGAAGGCAAGGTCCTCGCCACCGACGTGCGCGCGATGCTCGGCACGCTGGATCACGGTCAGGTCTATGACGTGCTGCATGCGCTGATCGAGGGCGATGCCAAGGCGCTGCTCGAAGCCGTGCGGCATCTGGCCGAGCAAGGCCCGGACTGGAACGGCGTGCTCTCGGAAATTCTTAACGTGCTGCACCGCGTGGCCATCGCTCAGGCGCTGCCGGAAGGGGTCGACAATGGCCACGGCGACCGTGATCGCGTATTGGCCCTGGCCCAGGCACTGCCGGCCGAAGATGTGCAGTTCTATTACCAGATGGGCCTGATCGGTCGCCGCGATTTGCCGCTGGCGCCGGACCCGCGCGGCGGTTTCGAAATGGTCTTGCTGCGGATGCTCGCGTTCCGCCCGGCGGATACGGCGGACGCGCCGAGGCAACCGCTAAAGCCAGTGGGGATCAGCCAGGCCACAGTTGATTCCGCAAACTCAGTGGCTGCCGCCCCGAAGCCTGCGCCGGTGGTCGCTGCGGCTGTTGCGCCCACACCTGCGCCCGCACCAGTAGCGGCGCCGGTTGCCGAGCCAGAACCTGTGGCGCCGGTTGTCGAAGCACAACCGGAGCCTGAGCCAGTCGCCGTCGAAGCCGTGGTCGATCTGCCGTGGAACGATCCGGTGGAAGCCGAGCCCGAGCCGGCGCCCGTTCAGCAACCCGCTGTCGAACCAGTGCTGGAAACCGCTGGCGAGCAGCCCGAGCTGCCGCCGATGCCGCTGCCGACCCCGGACAGCGTGGTGCCGGATGCGCCGGAGTGGGCCGCTGCGCCAATTCCCGAACCGTCCGTCGCCGACGTCGATGCCGCTACGCCGGGCATGGACCTGGACGACGAACCGCCGCTGGATGAAGACTACATCGAGCCGGACATGGATTCGGCCTACAGCTACCTCGACGAACTGGCCAGCGAACACGCCGCCGATCCTGAGCCTGAACCCGAGCCGGAACCTGCCGCCGCGCCGGCCACCGGCCTGGCCCTGCAATGGCTGGAGCTGTTCCCGAAACTGCCGATTTCCGGCATGACCGGCAGCATCGCCGCCAACTGCACATTGATTGCGGTCGACGGCGACCACTGGCTGATGCACCTTGACCCGGCCCATAGCGCCCTGTTCAACGCCACGCAACAGCGTCGTCTCAACGACGCGTTGAACCAATTCCACGGGCGCACGCTGACGCTGACCATCGAGCTGATCAAGCCTGAGCAGGAAACCCCGGCCCAGGCCGCCTCGCGCCGCCGCGCCAATCGCCAGCGTGAGGCGGAGGAATCGATCCACGGTGATCCGTTCATCCAGCAGATGGTTCAGCAGTTCGGCGCGGTGGTGCGAAGCGATACTATTGAACCTGTCGACGCCTTGGTCACCCAAGGCTAA
- a CDS encoding substrate-binding periplasmic protein: MRWAVAALLGISLNAMAAQAPLRFAVPDSWAMPMVQLQGGRPTQGILHDILLSLATQVGAPAQFVVLPRARVQSAMEHGDIDVRCYAAQSWLPNQSGDYIWSVPLWFQRDLLISRKEQPAQINPAQLPRQAIGTVLGYSYPTLQPLFDADQLQREDARNQEQVLEKLLAGRYRYAVSNQWTLDWINQRLLPEQQLQGVAVLQEQNIGCYVRNDPNVPVQRILRTLLRMKMSGEIDDIIRLYTGASSTTP; the protein is encoded by the coding sequence ATGCGGTGGGCCGTGGCGGCATTGCTGGGTATCAGCCTCAACGCGATGGCAGCGCAAGCGCCGTTGCGCTTCGCCGTGCCGGACAGTTGGGCGATGCCGATGGTGCAACTGCAAGGCGGCAGACCGACCCAGGGCATCCTGCACGACATCCTGCTCAGTCTGGCGACCCAGGTTGGCGCGCCGGCGCAATTCGTCGTCCTGCCGCGCGCGCGGGTACAGAGCGCCATGGAGCACGGCGACATCGACGTGCGCTGCTATGCCGCACAGTCGTGGCTGCCGAATCAGTCCGGCGATTACATCTGGAGCGTGCCGTTGTGGTTTCAGCGCGACCTGCTGATCAGCCGCAAGGAACAACCGGCGCAGATCAATCCCGCCCAGTTGCCGCGCCAGGCCATCGGCACCGTCCTCGGTTACAGCTACCCTACCCTGCAACCGCTGTTCGACGCCGACCAGTTGCAACGCGAAGACGCGCGCAATCAGGAACAGGTACTGGAAAAGCTACTAGCCGGGCGATATCGCTATGCGGTGAGCAATCAGTGGACGCTGGACTGGATCAATCAGCGCCTGTTGCCGGAGCAGCAGCTGCAAGGGGTCGCGGTGCTGCAGGAACAGAATATCGGCTGCTATGTGAGAAATGATCCGAACGTGCCGGTGCAGCGGATTTTGCGCACGTTGCTGCGGATGAAAATGTCCGGCGAGATCGACGACATTATCCGGTTGTACACCGGCGCCTCTTCAACCACACCCTAA